A genome region from Thermococcus onnurineus NA1 includes the following:
- the pfkC gene encoding ADP-specific phosphofructokinase, with protein MELLHKARELSIYTAYNTNVDAIVFLKGETVQKLIDEFGATAVRRRMEEYPREINEPIDFVARLVHALKTGKPMAVPLVNEELHEWFDSHFKYDVERMGGQAGIIANLLANLDFRRVIVYTPHLAKKQARMFVDKPNLFYPIVEDRKLTFKHPREAYREGDPIKVNRIFEFRAGTTFKLGSETITVPFSGRFIVSARFESIKIHTKSELRPFLPEIGGEVDGAILSGYQGIKLRYSDGKDANYYLKKAKEDIILLKRKKDIKVHLEFASIQNRELRKKVIYNLFPLVDSVGMDESEIAHILNALGYSKLSDRIFTYNRIEDTVLGGKILIDEMNLEVLQIHTIYYIMYVTHADNPLSEEELMQSLELATTLAATRASLGDIKSPEDFKVGLKVPYNERGEYVKLRFEEAKRKLRTREYKVVIIPTRLVKNPVSTVGLGDTISAGAFTSYLALLKEKGEL; from the coding sequence ATGGAGCTCCTCCACAAGGCTAGGGAACTTTCGATATACACCGCGTACAACACGAACGTCGACGCGATAGTCTTTCTCAAAGGAGAGACAGTCCAGAAACTGATAGACGAATTCGGTGCAACAGCCGTGAGGAGAAGGATGGAGGAGTACCCAAGGGAGATAAACGAGCCCATAGACTTCGTTGCAAGACTTGTTCATGCGCTTAAAACTGGCAAGCCGATGGCTGTGCCTTTGGTTAATGAAGAGCTCCACGAGTGGTTTGATTCCCACTTCAAATATGACGTCGAGAGAATGGGGGGTCAGGCGGGCATAATAGCGAACCTTCTGGCGAACCTCGACTTCAGACGTGTTATAGTTTACACCCCTCACCTGGCCAAAAAGCAGGCCAGAATGTTTGTTGATAAACCAAATCTCTTTTATCCTATTGTTGAGGACAGAAAGCTGACCTTCAAGCACCCGCGCGAGGCCTACCGCGAAGGCGACCCGATAAAGGTCAACAGGATATTCGAGTTCCGCGCGGGGACGACCTTCAAGCTCGGAAGCGAAACGATAACGGTTCCTTTCTCGGGCAGGTTTATCGTTTCGGCCAGATTCGAAAGCATAAAGATCCATACTAAGTCCGAGCTGAGACCTTTTCTCCCCGAAATAGGGGGCGAGGTTGATGGGGCGATCCTTTCGGGATACCAGGGGATAAAGCTCCGCTATTCCGACGGGAAGGATGCAAACTACTACCTCAAGAAGGCCAAAGAGGATATTATACTCCTTAAGAGGAAGAAGGACATCAAGGTCCACCTGGAGTTTGCCTCAATCCAGAACCGCGAGCTGAGGAAGAAAGTCATCTACAACCTCTTCCCACTCGTCGACAGCGTAGGCATGGACGAGTCAGAGATAGCCCACATCCTGAACGCTCTGGGATACTCAAAACTCTCGGACAGGATATTCACCTACAACCGCATCGAGGACACCGTTTTGGGAGGAAAGATACTCATTGACGAGATGAACCTCGAGGTTCTCCAGATTCATACGATCTATTACATCATGTACGTTACCCATGCTGACAATCCCTTGAGCGAGGAGGAGCTCATGCAGAGTCTCGAGCTGGCCACGACTTTAGCGGCAACGAGGGCTTCTCTGGGGGACATCAAATCGCCCGAGGACTTCAAGGTTGGCCTCAAAGTTCCCTACAACGAGCGCGGTGAATACGTCAAGCTCCGCTTCGAAGAGGCCAAGAGGAAGCTGAGAACTAGGGAGTACAAGGTCGTTATAATCCCGACAAGGCTAGTCAAGAACCCGGTTTCAACGGTTGGCCTCGGAGACACGATTTCAGCTGGAGCCTTCACGAGCTACCTTGCCCTGCTGAAAGAGAAAGGAGAACTCTGA
- a CDS encoding maleate cis-trans isomerase family protein codes for MYGWRGRLGLIVPSSNTTMEMELHSAIPEGVSLHTARVPLRNVTEEELIKMNALAVESAKLLRDAGVELILYGCTSGSFIGGKDFEKELEAKIENEVNVPVVSTSTAVVEALKMLDAQSILVITPYTDEINEREKEFLEANDFEVLDIRGLGIEDNTKIGKLEPYEAYRLAKATFVDEADAIFISCTNLRTFEIIEPLEEDLGVPVITSNQASLWLALREMDVMEKIPWLGRLLTQF; via the coding sequence ATGTACGGATGGAGAGGCAGGCTTGGTCTTATCGTTCCCTCTTCGAACACCACGATGGAGATGGAGCTTCACTCGGCCATCCCCGAGGGGGTCTCACTGCACACCGCGAGGGTTCCGCTCAGGAACGTCACGGAGGAAGAGCTCATCAAGATGAACGCTTTAGCGGTGGAGAGCGCCAAGCTCCTCCGCGATGCAGGGGTTGAGCTGATTCTTTACGGATGCACGAGCGGTTCATTCATCGGCGGCAAGGACTTCGAGAAGGAACTCGAGGCAAAGATAGAGAACGAAGTAAACGTCCCGGTGGTGAGCACGAGCACGGCCGTCGTTGAGGCCCTGAAGATGCTCGACGCCCAGTCGATACTCGTGATAACTCCTTACACCGACGAGATAAACGAACGCGAGAAGGAGTTCCTCGAGGCCAACGACTTCGAGGTTCTCGACATCAGGGGTCTTGGCATAGAGGACAACACCAAGATAGGGAAGCTCGAACCCTACGAGGCCTACCGCTTAGCTAAGGCCACCTTCGTGGACGAGGCTGATGCAATCTTCATAAGCTGCACCAACTTGAGGACGTTCGAGATCATCGAGCCTCTGGAGGAAGACCTTGGTGTCCCAGTAATCACCAGCAACCAGGCTTCTCTCTGGCTGGCACTCAGAGAAATGGATGTCATGGAGAAGATTCCCTGGCTTGGAAGACTCCTAACACAGTTCTGA